In Terriglobales bacterium, the following proteins share a genomic window:
- a CDS encoding redoxin domain-containing protein has protein sequence MALLPVGAQAPDFDLPAVTGERKHQVKLSDYRGKQHVVLAFFPAAWTPTUAAQMPAYDRDLAKFAGSNAQVLGISVDSSFCHLGWQKHDIGMLHYPLCSDFYPHGAVARAYGAFREGPPIPGINERAVFVVDKQGKIAFSRVYDLGEQPPNADVFEVLEKLK, from the coding sequence ATGGCACTACTTCCCGTCGGCGCCCAGGCGCCCGACTTCGATCTGCCCGCGGTCACCGGCGAGCGCAAGCACCAGGTCAAGCTCTCCGACTATCGCGGCAAGCAGCACGTGGTGCTGGCCTTCTTTCCTGCCGCCTGGACCCCTACTTGAGCGGCGCAGATGCCGGCCTACGACCGCGACCTCGCGAAGTTCGCCGGCTCGAATGCCCAGGTCCTGGGCATCAGCGTCGATTCCAGCTTCTGCCACCTCGGCTGGCAGAAGCACGACATCGGCATGCTGCACTATCCCTTGTGCAGCGACTTCTATCCTCACGGCGCAGTGGCGCGCGCCTACGGCGCCTTCCGCGAAGGCCCGCCCATCCCCGGCATCAACGAGCGCGCCGTCTTCGTGGTCGATAAGCAGGGCAAGATCGCCTTCAGCCGGGTCTACGACCTGGGCGAACAACCGCCCAATGCCGATGTCTTCGAGGTCCTGGAAAAACTGAAGTAG